The genome window tcaattaacagcctaatgaaaataaacaatacgatataaaccataacgcataagaagcaCTTAATGAACTACAGTAAGtgctgaacagatatgcctttagacccctcttgaaagactcaaaactatcacaggaatggAGAGTGTGGGTACCTGATCTGCATGGGTTACCAGATCTGCATGATATGTCACAAAATACATTCTGATTGGTCTATTAGCCGTTGCATTTCCAGAATTTAATTGGTCAGaatgagagcactgggcaactcattccactaaCATGGAACCGCTGCGTTAAAGATGTATCACCACTTGTCCCAGGTGTCTGCAAGGAATCTCAGGGGTTCAGAGGTGTCTTTCTGGCAAATAATACATAGAGCCCAGTTCAGCTCCATATTGAAGTCTCAGAAACGAATGTTATGTATAAAAGAACAAATTAATCAAGACATTCTGACCTGCAACATGTCTACAATAGTCAATAGGAAACCAAAATAACTAAAAGTACATCTGTACTGTCACACACAAATAGGCTGCATCACATTAAATCCTAACATAAAACTAATGACCAAACAGTGAACTCAGTAGATAGCTATATGAAAGACCTACTGTAGTTGaattgaaaaataaaagagGAAACCAAAATCTCTGCTTTTTAATAATTCCGCCTATATTATACAGGgctttttgatttttttttttttaggtataAGGTGTCTTGGAACTCTATTTTACACTTATAATTTGGAAGATCTAGTGGCCTGAGCACAAATTAACAAAAGGAAACTCATTCAGTGGACTTAAAAGGCCATTAGCCTGAAAGTTTTActtgagaggaaaaaaaacaaaaacgttTTTCATGAATATTGTTTTTTAAGTGATGTGACACTAAATTTCAATATTTCAGCTGGGCTCCTATGCTGAAATCATTCAGGAGGCCCTAAAACAAGCTTCATGTAAAATTTGGTGCTTTATCACCTCGGTAACGGTATGACTTAATATGTGCACTATAGTTGTTACATGTTTTTCCACTGTGACTATTTGTCTCAATAACAACTTTCTAGTAAGAATGACAGTAACGTGAACACTGGGGACTGTTTTGGTGGTGTTTAACTCTGACCTCCAGTGGAATTCTAAACTGTCATATCTAATTAACGTTAAAGAACAACAACTTCTTTTTCAGGATGGATCCAGCTTTGCTTCGGGAGAGGGAGTTGTTCAAGAAGAGGGCCCTTAACACTCCTGCAGTTGAGAAGAGGCCAGCCCCCTCTGAATCTAGCTCTTCCAAAAAGAAGAAGTCCAAACCAGACAAGGAGGCTTCAGGATCCAAAAACAGTGCAGGTTAGATGAGTGGAACCTGTGTCTTGGCTGTTGTAATCTGCTAAATCCTGTCTGAAATGTTTGCCTCTTAATTTTAGTTCAATGTAAACAGCCTAAACATCATCACCACTAACAGATGAAGCAAAAATGTTTTCGCTTGtattaacaaacttgttgataTCCGGGAAATGTTAGATGTTAGGCAAACCATGTAGAGAATTGTAAATGTGTAAAGACTTAGGGTACAAGTTGCAGGGATTTTAGAAGATTCTTATGGGAGAAATTTGTCACAATATAGAGTGCATTGTACtcagttgtgttgtgtgtgggaaAGTGTAGCCACAGACCTGTGATAGTGCCCATGCCAAACCCTGTCCagtgttaaaaacaaaacattccaaTGACCACACAAGCATCAGGTCTGGAGCAGAAGATGGTCATTGCTTCCAACAATTCCCATTTTATTTAGTATGTAAATGAAAATTCACTGTTTACTGGGGGAAGTGATGAGATGAGCCAAGCTGTTAGAGTTAGTGTAATGGTCAAGGAAACGATTCCCTGGAAACCCTGGGCCAGGGATTTGTCTGGATGTCAGGTTGACCTGTGCCCCCAACCTAAAAATGGTTAAGCAATTTATTCACACATAACCATTCTGAATTTCTAGAGCATCGCTACCCACTACGTCCAGTTTGAAGTAGTTTTATGAGCATGGAGAAGATCAACAGCATATTATGGTTATGTTTAGTATTTGGCAGATATTAAGTATGTGGTCACAATGTTGCATAGTGTACATGCATTTTATTCCATTTGAAAACTTGCTGCAGAGATCACAGTATGAAAGCTTTGCTTTTTGAAGAAATGTATAATACTACCAATGCATCATATTGAATCAGCACCAAATGCAGATATATACAGTAACATACATTAGTTGCTTCTgatttgtatatattttttaatggaGGTTCTTAAGGCAGGTGACACAATACAATGCACAAAAGTGCACCATATGGAATTATCATTAAGATCTCTACCCTTACCTCTGACCCAAATCTGACCTAAATgcaattgttttatttttaaatcacGAGATTTAAATATGCACAAAACCAACCATTATAGCCCAATGCAATGTTCCCCGAACCATTCAAAGATTCTTATTTGGTCCACCATTCAGCTGTGATGACTTGAGCAAGTGAGTTTTACAGAGaatgtcagtttttttttttttttttttttaaatgagttGAGTGTGACACacctagggttgcaaaattctgggaattttcaaagttggaaactttccatgggaattaacaggaatataCAGGAATTAACAGAAATAAATGGGCATAATATTAGTAAAAACAACCTCCttccctttgcaaccctagagTAGACACACCCCCATCAGAATAAATGGAATTTTAGAGCATCTTTAATTGCAGAAAGGATATcttactttttaaaatgatacAGAAATATGGACTTAAAAAAATGGTTGACACCCGAGGTGACTCTCTGCTTGTGTCTGTTGTCTGCCTGTTGTCAGAGATTGTCAGATGTGCTTAGAACACAAAAGGTGtggcctgtgtatgtgtttttggggtgtgacctgtgtgtttggggtgtgacctgtgtttgtgtgttggggggttgcGTGCTTCCAGCATAGTTCTCTTTGTAGAAAGCCACTTTTCCACTACACCACCTCTGCGTGGCTGCTACCCCCCATTCTCTCCATCACCCGGCAGAAGGTGCCAGGCTCTTGGCGTAGGTCGCGCACTGTCTTGCCTTTGGCAAAGCATCCGCAGTCCAGCAGCTCGTAGAGGAATGCCAACGCAGCAAGGGAGAGGACGGTGAGGATGAAGAGCATCAGAATGACGAAGCAGGCCACGTTCCAGCCATCGTGGAACGGGTACAGCTCTTGAACCTGCAGTACCACGTTCTTCAGCTGCGTGTCTGGTCGCCACGGCAACTCTGCCTCAGAGTTGTTCATGATTATCTGGTAGGCACAAGAAGAGAGATGATTTCATTCCTGAAAATCCCCTGCGTTTACATagtaacaaaaataaaaaaaaacaacgccTGCAACAGTCCACAGTGCatcaagcattttttttttttttttttttcaatttgaaTCACACCTGACACAGGCTCGAATTTCACCTAGAAGAGTAGAGGGCCTGACTCAACATCTttcaaagaagaaaaaaaaccaaAGAAACAAATCCGCTCAGAGATGGGAGCACACAAAGCAAAGTGTGAAGACTGCATCAGAAACAAAGCAGTTCACTGCTGTCAAAGCTCATCATCCAAAGGCCAAACTCTCTGGCTGCCTCTCCCTGCACCAGCACTCCTGTTCAATTCTGCTCCCCATGAAGGAGTCCGTAGCCTTAGTCAGGTTGCACAGATTAGAAAGGCAACCATGGTACAGGAGTGGACGGGCTGTTTAGTGTTGGGTTACCTGGAAGATCGGCTTTAACCAGGTCAGCTGTGTAATGTGATCTGGATCGTCATGTATCATGGCCAAAAGACAGCCAGCTATTTTCACTTTTCTTTAAATGGACACATTTCATGCATCGAGATGACAAACAAGGCGGTGGATGAGCTGTAACATATTCAGGCAATAATGGGAACACTGACTTGTTATTTTGCAACATTGATTAAGTAATATGAATGTTGGGACCAAACAGTTTTAGCTTTAGTTTATGTTTTTTGTGGCATGAAAAGTCATGAAAATGCTGCCTGCAGATGATTCTTGTCGCTTGACCATCATTTTGGCCATATCTGTTGATCAGATATGCACATATGTTTGTTTGCTACACTCAGACCATGAACATACTACATCATTGTAAACATTGACATCTTTATCAATGACATCTGGTTATCCAGGTTCTCAAAAATCATAAATGACAGGACACCTTTTTTGCTTGCTGCCCAGTTTTTCCTCAGCGTTTCTGTTGCACTGAGATCATTCACATAGGCCTAGTAACCTAGTAACTGTAAACTCATAATAAAGGTTTCTCAGTGCATAGCTGTGTAACAGACTTTGTCTAAACCTTGTATGCTATGATGCACAATAAAGGCTGCATAGTGTCATCCCAAATTATATTTGGACCCTCCCAGAACAATAAAGAGCAGAGTCCACAGAAACCTCTTAGAAGCGGAGTTGATGGATCATTGATGTTGCTCTAGTGCTGTAGAGCTTGTAGCCATCAGTGGATGGCAGTGGATCAGAAGGAAGAGACAGGAGTGGGCTGTCTCCGACTGAAGTGGTTGCTTTTGTCTAAGCATTGGGGAGGTCTGAGCAGAGCACATCTGTGTTAGTGTccatgatgagtgtgtgtgtacccatgcatgaatgtgtatctctgtgtgtgtcagggatgcACTCAGTGGCCTCTTAAGCTGGAGGCCATTTAGCctccacgcacacgcacacacacacatgcacatacacatgcacattagTCCTGCCTAGCCCCTCTTTGTAATTCTATAATGGAGGAACAGATGGGTTCCCTCCTCGTCAATTACTTCCCCTCACCCTTCAGCGTCTCCCATCATTAACCCTCTAAGGACCCCCTACATCCCCCACAAGGTGTGCCCAACTGAGCCTTACCGGCCAGCATCTCTTCTTTTCCtgccccttcctcctctcctgcccactcctc of Alosa sapidissima isolate fAloSap1 chromosome 1, fAloSap1.pri, whole genome shotgun sequence contains these proteins:
- the smim18 gene encoding small integral membrane protein 18, which gives rise to MVWQHCLQTGSEACRIEAHQGRRERQRARGETRAALISITHLTPSTQIIMNNSEAELPWRPDTQLKNVVLQVQELYPFHDGWNVACFVILMLFILTVLSLAALAFLYELLDCGCFAKGKTVRDLRQEPGTFCRVMERMGGSSHAEVV